From Dendropsophus ebraccatus isolate aDenEbr1 chromosome 10, aDenEbr1.pat, whole genome shotgun sequence:
GGGCATTACCACAGATGACAAAAAATTATAAGCTTCTAATAGGCAGAAGAGAGGCCCTCCATGTCCTCCGATAGGTCAAGGTGACTGAAGCGGGATCCCGTTTTCTTACAACATCCTAAAATATCCCAGCTCGTCAGAATATGCAAAACACATGGGGAGGGGAGGCCAAGATGAGCAGAGATTACTAAGGGATCAGTTTAACAAGATGCAGAGGATCAGCAGAGAGTTTATCTTAGGTAATTAGTATATAGGCTAGCAGCGAATAGGGCCACTAGTGGAACGGATTCTGGGGGCTCAACATACAGCTTGATGGAAACATTACCTATCCATTtacattattaggccatgttcacacaatgtaggttCAGCACTAAtcctggccgttgttgcaacggccgtgattggtactgaacttacgttgtgctaaaggctgagggaatcccggctggagtgtacacacacatggtatacactacagccaggacccctagcggcgccatagaaaactgacatgtccgttttctgcggccgctattcagtgaatagccgccgcagaaaaccctgtcagtacacactatggtgtgcagtggggagttctgatgggggcgtgcactgatgtgcccgcataaGAACTCAGTGGtgcaaaagatcatccagctgatgatcttttctgagactggccgggtcacgggaTTATTTTTCTGCAGATGCCTAACGCAATACAAATGAGGACatgtaaaacagggatggggaaccgttggccctctagctgttgcaaaactacaattcccatgatgcatggacagccaaaggttccccatcccagaagtaaaaaaaaatcaagatcacCAATAAATGTGTATTCCCAACTGATGTATCATTAGGATATGATAGAACACTGATGGGGGTGAGACCTCTACAATCATAAAGTAATGGCATAGCCTAGAATACTGCCCAATGCACTacacattgggagagatttatcaaacatggtgtaaagtgaaactggctcagttgcccctagcaaccaatcagattcctcctttcagtcctcacagactcttttgaaaatgaaaggtggaatctgattggttgctaggggcaactgagccagtttcactttacaccatgtttgataaatctcccccattgtgtctgaaAACATAAGTACAGATGTAACCaaggggaataaaaaaaataaataaataaatatcagacTCCAAaccggagggaaaaaaaaatctagacaTCAGACTAGACTCCTGTTTATAACTCATCACTCCTCATGTGTCTTCTTTCCAGAAGGGAAAACACAATGCAGTGGCCACCGCCAGAAACAAGGGAGGGCCACAGAGTGGTGAGTTATAGTAGCCATGCTAACTTCTCCCAGGGGCCTACATAGGAATCGACCATCCTCCCATAGGGTTAGGCCAGGTCTGTAAAATGGCGTCTGTTTGTAAAATTAGATTCCTCAAAATCTGATGAAGAATAATTCCAACACACGTGCTAATAAAATATTTACTTATAAAAAGACAAATCACTGCTGCTATTATCTGAAAATAATAAATACGGTGGCAGTGACACTATACGGATGTCCGTCAACGCAGTGTAAAACAAGTCTGTGTatcttttaggaaaaaaaaaaacaaaaaacctgcaAGGTCTGGTGCTCTAGCTATAAGATGGCTGAACCATGCATAGGCCTAAAACAGACAACTGTTTTCTATACGGATTTTCTCCCCAGCCGCTTAAAAACGCTGACGTTTCCAGTGTTGTCCATCTGAGCGCTGCTGTTGTCGCTGGAGCTGCTCACACGGGCGTTCCCTACAGTCCTCTTAATGGTGAATGATGGCTTAAAGGCCACAACTGGCAGCTTACTGCTGCTGACTTTACTGTCCTGAGCGATGACTTGTTGTTTTCCCAGACGCTGAACCAAGGCGGCTGATGgcttttttcttttcctgtcaTCCTGCACAATCACCCGCGGGACAGTGCCCAGCCTTTGCGCCAGGGTGGCCTTTGAGGTGGTCAGCTTAGCAGGGGCGCTGACTGGAGGTTTGGAAGCGAGTCTCTTGATGGTGGTGATGGGCGTCTTCTGCTCTGAACTTGTGGCTTTAGCCTTGATGGTTATTCCAGGAGTCAGTTTCTCTCTAGAGGTTGGAGCGCTCATTTTCTTAAGAACGCCTGCATACTGTAAAACACTGCTGTCTTCATCACTATCTGCAGACTTCTCTCCCTCGTGGGCATCACCTAATCGACTAAAAACTCCTGTGGGCTGTAAGGAGTGAAAAGATTAGTAAGGAACAGCCAAAAACCATAAGGACTCATTCACACTTTCTCCGTAATTGCCGATCTGCAATTATGGATAAATTTAGGGACCATAGGTTTCTATGTGCCTAGTCACACATCCGCAATTTTTGTGGATTCGTGAATAGGCTGTGATCAataagacatgtcctagtgtggaccaGCATTTGCGGAATGGGTCACCGTCTATAATGTAGTGGTCCATGAATTGCGGACCAATATGGATGCACAAAGTGCACTGCGGATGTGTGGATGTACTCAGAAGCCAAATGCCCCTCGCTCACCTTTGCTCCTGTTGTTGTGTCGGCTTTACTTTCTGCCCCCAGTCTGTCAAAAACTGATGTCCTGACCACACCTGAGCACAATTAAAATAAGGAGGTCATATAGCAATTCTAATATCGATGCCATTATCTCACACGTGTTTATTAGGGTAGAGCCATACACCCACCTTTTGCCGCTTGTTCCTCTAGGATTTTCTTTGTTCTTGGTGTAGTCCCTTTAGGCATATTAATAATATACTTCCCTTCCATCTCAGCCGTGACCCTGCGACGCTTCACTGGAATATCAGCAGCGGCGTCGTCATCTACTGGTGAAGACAAGGCTATaacatgagagagagaggggatgtGAGAAGCGATTTATAGTGGTTGTAAGCTTTTTCACACTTTACAAATCacaatttttagagatgagcaaaactgaaAAACTAAGAGATGAGCATGTCTTCAACATGCTTGAggccgatcgttcagcatttgaatactggtggccgaagaagctggatgcagccctaaggctgcctagaaagcATTAATacagccatagctgtatccatgttccccAAGAccgcatccagcttcttcagccaccggtattcaaatgctgaacgattggcCTTAAGCATGCTGAAgtcatgctcatctctactatctaccgctatttaaaggagaactctggccaaagtattttttaatgcgttattacttatggaaagttagacaaattcctaatgtacattaattatgggaaatgcacatatagtgctagttcccttaatttagtagatcagggaggcttCAAATTATTTGAAAAAccgggtgtaattcctatggagtgtccagcagagggcgcactATATACAGAAGTCTGTGgcactgtattgaagtctatgtaaTATAATATGATGTAATGCTTTATTGATGCAGtacgtttatggaataatttggggagcaaggacagggagggagagaggtgccgacGCATCTACATCCCCCcttcctccctgctcggtgcagtgggacagatacacactactatgagcagatgtgggggagtagtaccagggagatccccatcaccaagaccccccccccatgtcccagCCAGCaacaccccccccaccccgcagCCCCTTTTTGGCCAGACTcctcctttaaatgggcactgtcaccataaaaaaggCAACTTCTAACGTGTCTCCCTCTCAGCAATAATGGAACCAGCTAGTATGGAGAATTATGGAGTACCTGCTTGAGCTTTCTTCAGAGCCACTTTATTGGACACAGTCACAGAGATCTTGGATGTACTGGTCTCAGGCCTCCGGATGGGTGTGGATGGGGGAGAATCCCGGCTGAGGCTATTGGCAATCATTCTTGTGGCAGCTGAAAGGAAAACGTAAGTATACGACTTTATGACGGATCGCACACCGAGAGAAACACAACCGATCCGCTATATAACTTATTGTGTTCATATGATACCTCCATCCCTataatggtttcagaaagtaaacaTTGTAAAAATGCTACCCAACATTTAACTcctcctaagggtatgttcacacgggcAGCCTTAAAGCTCCCATTGTCTTCAATGGGAGCATTGACACAGAAAGGAAGTAAAATTAATGGGAGCAAGTTTTTAGGAGCAGATACAGGATTTTTTTCGACATGTAAAATAGACACATTTTATATGAAAGTACCCTTAATATAAAGACTCAACTGGTCACAGATTTGACAAATAGCACCCATTAGGACTCAAGGGTAGTTACATGTAGGGAAAGAAAACTCCTTTTTTTCCCCAGCCAGATCAATTATGCTGAATATCATATCTGTGTTCCCTCGATACAAACCCTGACCAGGCAGAGACTGAGAAGTGTTTAGATTTATGGCTTGTGCTATTGAACTATGCAAAATTTGTTGGAAggataatgattagagatgagcgaaccttgagcatgctcgggacACTCGTCCAAACCGAGTGTCCACGGTATGTGAATGCCAAtaagctgaagaagttggattcagcccttagcgagtcctggaaaacataaatacagccataggtcataggctgtatcaatgttttccaggactccctaagggctgcatccagcttctccagccaccggtaatcaaatgctgcgtcGCTCACTAATAGTGATCATTTGGCATAATACCAAGCGATTCAGGTTTAAGAGACTACTTACGGCTGTTGGCGTTTCTCCTTAGTTCGCTCTGCATGCTGGTCTGGTTAGGCGTCTCCGTCAGAGCTTTACATATATCCTAAGGGGAGACAGAAATAAGAACTAAACTTATTATCTGGCTGTGACCGTATACACTTACACAACCGTAAAGAGCGAAAACAAGACAAATCCTTGTAAGATTATAGGCTACCTAGAAGCTATAAAGGAGAGCTCTGTGTCTGGCAGATTAAATGGTTTTTCACACTAAGTCTATTCTTGCAGTGAGAGAAATATAGGGGTAATGGTGTGGAATACAGGAGAGGCATCCCACCTGGTATAGTACGTTAGGATATAGAACTAACTGGCACCTATGCTAGCGGAAAATTGGGTATAGTGTACAGATTTAGTTGCTGAGGTTTataaaactattttttattttcttaaaggagaagtccagcagattAAAAAAGCCAGCAGCTGACATGGAGGAAATTGATAAAAAGTActaacttagggtccatttacacagaaagattatttgacagattatctgccaaaaatttgaagccaaagccagaaacagactataaacagagattaggtcataaaggaaagaattctcctcttttcaaatccattcctggctttggcttcaaatctttggcagataatctttctgtgtaaatggacccttacctgtCCATGTGTTCGTGGTGAGCAGCGGGACCAGCCACAGGACCCCTGACAGAAGGATGTCTTTTTcctcgagttgtgatgacgtcacaacttagtggaaaaggcctgtcccggatGATACACTCAGCCAATcgtccagtccatcagctgggtcgtgacgtgtcagcgtCGGAGATCCTGGAGAccggcgggggtcctgaggccgatcctgctgctcaccacaggcacgtggagaggtaagttagtacttgtaatcaatttccccccccctccccctgctggctTTTATAATCCTCTGAACTTCTCCTTTGCTAAAggtatttttaatatattataaCATTGTTATGATGACTGCAATGATGAAAACTACCCCATGGATGTAGGTCATGTTATATAGCgagtatatatcatcacctttTCTCATTGCTCTTAATCCTGACAAGTTAAAACCAAACTTCCATACATAATCCCGCTTACCTGTCTGTGGACAACTTTGGCGTGTTTCAGTATAGCGATGACATCCCCCACTGCCGTGATACCCAGTTCATTGATAATATCCTTATTCAGATCCAGCAGCATGGATTTCTGGATCCTACAAAAAACAAGTTGATGGCTTCTGGTCATAAACTATGAAACTCCTCATAGTACATTAAAGCTTTACTGTCACCTGTACAAACTTCTGGCATGTCAAAACATTGTATGGCACTGGCCCTCAGCTCCGAGACCAACTGTGATCATAAGTTATAGGGTGAAGGCCATGGCAGTGTGCTTCACTCCCCGGCCTCCATCGACAGAAAAGGGGGTGGTCGGGTGCTCTGCTGTGATGCTGGTGATAATAGCAATGGTGCAGATAAGTGGCAgctgggttatccagcgtggaCAATTCCTGCAAATACCGGATAATTCAGTGCGAATAGAATAAGTAACAGGACTCAGTGTGATCACAGCTCTGGCAGCTGGATGATTCCATGTAACGCAATACCTGGCGAGTCACACTCCAAAACAATATCTAAATGTCATGGTAAATGTCACTGTTATCCCCATATCTGTATATTCCTATGGTcaccaaagttgtataactataGATGACGCATGTGAGGGGGGCTCGATATACACATCCAGCATCATAGGGGTTAATATACTCTGTACTCAGAGCTCCAGCATTGCTTGTGCACATATAAGGAGGCTCTGGAGTGGATGATTCCAGCAGTTTAATAGAAATGGTGACATATTCTTGTTATTGTCTTCCAGCTGAGATGAAGAACCTCCCGGGACAGCACAAATAACACAAGAAGTGACTAAAAGGGACACAAGagaagatctgcagcagctgcttcctGTATACCGGGCCGTGTTCCCTCTCCCGCCAGCCGCCCCCATCCCCTCACCTGTTGTCCACAAACGTCACAGCGTAGTTGACAGCTGGCCCTGCGGGGATCCCGGCTTCCTTAAAGAAGTTGATCCATTCAGATGTAGCTGGAAAGGGAATGGACGGCTTTAAGTATAACAAATCAGGGTCCGACTAAACAGGAGGAATAGACTAGACAGTGATCTATATGACTTACCCAATGTCACAGATGCCATGACGGGAGCCTCACAGATGATCGCAGCTGCGG
This genomic window contains:
- the C10H19orf47 gene encoding uncharacterized protein C19orf47 homolog, which translates into the protein MASVTLATSEWINFFKEAGIPAGPAVNYAVTFVDNRIQKSMLLDLNKDIINELGITAVGDVIAILKHAKVVHRQDICKALTETPNQTSMQSELRRNANSPATRMIANSLSRDSPPSTPIRRPETSTSKISVTVSNKVALKKAQAALSSPVDDDAAADIPVKRRRVTAEMEGKYIINMPKGTTPRTKKILEEQAAKGVVRTSVFDRLGAESKADTTTGAKPTGVFSRLGDAHEGEKSADSDEDSSVLQYAGVLKKMSAPTSREKLTPGITIKAKATSSEQKTPITTIKRLASKPPVSAPAKLTTSKATLAQRLGTVPRVIVQDDRKRKKPSAALVQRLGKQQVIAQDSKVSSSKLPVVAFKPSFTIKRTVGNARVSSSSDNSSAQMDNTGNVSVFKRLGRKSV